Genomic window (Lewinellaceae bacterium):
TATGCCCTGATGCACCGCACCAGCCACAACAACGCCTGGTTTACCATCGAGAACCAGAAGCAGGCGGTGGCGGCGATTGCGGAGAAGATGCTGGCCGCAGAAAAACTGGAAGCCTGGCTTCAGCGCTACGGCATACCCCAAGAGGCTGAACCGAAAACCGTGGGCGTCGTCATGGCAGGCAATATCCCCCTGGTAGGCTTTCACGACCTGCTGTGCGTATTTGCCGCCGGGCATCGGGCGCTTGTCAAATTATCGGATAAGGACCAGTATGTTTTGCCCTACCTGCTCCAGTTGATGGAGCGGTTCGATGAACGGTCGAAGGCGTATTTTAGCATCGTCCGGCAACTGTCCGGATTTCAGGCAGTTATCGCCACAGGCAGCAACAACTCCGCTCGTTATTTCGAGTCTTATTTCGGCAAATACCCTCACATCATCCGGCGAAACCGAAACGGGATCGCCGTATTGACGGGGGAAGAACAGGCCGAAGAATTACTGGAGCTGGGCAAGGATATTTTCTCTTACTTTGGCCTGGGCTGCCGGAACGTCTCGAAAATCTACGTTCCGGAAGGCTATGATTTCGATCCGCTGCTGGAGGCGCTGCACGAGTACCGGCAGATCGTCCTCAACA
Coding sequences:
- a CDS encoding acyl-CoA reductase, which encodes MTLKERINVLTQLGEHLREEDEYLYALMHRTSHNNAWFTIENQKQAVAAIAEKMLAAEKLEAWLQRYGIPQEAEPKTVGVVMAGNIPLVGFHDLLCVFAAGHRALVKLSDKDQYVLPYLLQLMERFDERSKAYFSIVRQLSGFQAVIATGSNNSARYFESYFGKYPHIIRRNRNGIAVLTGEEQAEELLELGKDIFSYFGLGCRNVSKIYVPEGYDFDPLLEALHEYRQIVLNTKYKNNFDYNYALNMLNKEEFKGNGCIMLREDASLQSRIASLHYECYKKIEEVEREIESRSEEIQCIVAREGLLRHPAFPFGQAQQPELWDYADGVDTLAFLLNL